Below is a genomic region from Equus quagga isolate Etosha38 chromosome 17, UCLA_HA_Equagga_1.0, whole genome shotgun sequence.
cAATCCTCGTCCTACCAGGGCCTCCTCCTCTTTGGCCTTCGGTCCCTCTCCCACATAGCCTGGGTGCTGACCTCTCTAAAGCCTGGATCTGACCACGtctctcctgcttaaaatcctctGGCAGCTCCCCTTTGCTCAGCTTCAGCTGGCAAACAATTTCTAAGCTGACTCGCCCCTGCTTTTCCAGCTTCCCGGCCATGCCTTTCCTGAGCCCCAGGTTCCTTTATGTCACACACCATGACCAGTTCTGAATACTTTCCATGTGGCAATTAGTAAACATTATCTCTAATTTTCTCAACAACCCTGCAAGGTGGGTATCACTGACTCTATTTtagagaaggagaaactgagtctCACACAGGCCAGGTCAGACTCAGATCTATACTCTTCTCTGTCATTCACTCTgctgcctcagtgcctttgcataTGCATGAGCATAAGTCTGTTAGCCCTCAGGTTTGGTTCAGAATCACATGCGATCACTCTAATGTGCCCTGACACCACCCACACCCCTGTCCCAGGCATTCCCCACACGGTTTTCTTCATAGTGTTCACCACTGTTGGAAATCATCTTACTTGCTTACAAATTTAATATTCTTCtctccactaaaatgtaagctccaggggctggcccggtggcgcagtggttaagttcacacattgcacttcagcagcccggggttcaccagttcagatcctgggtacggacatggcaccgcttggcatgccatgctgtggtaggcgtcccacatataaagtagaggaagatgggcatggatgttagctcagggccaatcttcctcaggaaagagaagaggattggcagcagatgttagctcggggctaatcttcctcaaaaaagaaaaaaagtaagctTTGGGAGAGCAAGGACCTATCTGTCTGGTATCCCCAGCACGTGGAGCATGCCAAGGGCACTGTAGATGCTCAGTAACAACACTGATGTGATGAGGCTGCGATGAGCGCTGTCAGATTCCTCCCAGCCCCGGCCCGGCCCTCCCTCCTGCTTGCTCCCTTAGCCCTCTGACGCTGGAGATGCTGGTAGTCCCTTGCACTAGGCCTGGTGGTTATCCTTTCACTCTTGGGTCTCCCCCAGCAGACCCCAGCGCCTGGCCTACACCAGTGCCCAGCCACCTCTTGCCAAACACCTGGATCAATGTTGGAACATCCCCACTTGGCACTCGGTCGGTTCCTGCTCCATTCTCACGATGGGCTCGGAATCAGGTACCATCTTCCGAAGGGCAGGGCCCGCCCTGCGCAAAGCCCTCTGGGGCTAGGGTCTCCCCAAGGGCCAGCCAAGCTCAGAGACCCGCCCATCTTCAGGAAGAAACCTGGGACAAGAGGACAGGGAACACAACCATAGCAGCAGCAACTTTTATTGCGACCAGAATCCCTGGTCATGTGGGaggggatggggcagagggaCTTTTGGTACTGATGCCATGTTCCCGGTCCAGGACATGAAAGGTCTGGCTGACTGTGCCCtgcccttcccccgccccccgAATCAGGGCAGGGCGTCCGACAGGGCTGAGACCAAGCGGAGTCCATTTCAGCAGACCTTTCATCCAAGGGAACTGAGGAAGGAGGAGCAGTTGGTGGTGGGGGACCAGGTGGCCCAAGATGCTCAGGGCACTTTGGGCTGACTTCTGCACATGTCCTTGGTGGGTTTTAGGGGAAAGCAATGAGGCGAGCTCTGCTCACGGGGAGTGGGTAGGGAGGGGGAAACAAAGGGCGAGGTGAGAAATTGCTGGCCAGTGACCACACAGGTGGGACCTCGGGATTCCAACTTCTAGCTCAGGGCTGTGtccaccccctgcctcccaccatTCACCCCAGCCTGGGTGCCCAGCCTGGCCAGCCTCGGTTCCTATGTGGGGATCTGCATATGGCCCAGGTCCTGGTCCATGATCTGGAGGACGTCGTCCAGGATGGAAGGCCCCAGGTCCACGTGCAGCGAGAGCAGGGAGCTGGCATGAGACAGGAAGGGCTCCTCTGCCCCCGACTCAGGGGTCAGCCCATTGTGGGCCGAGCCAGCCTCCGGAATTCTCCAGATGTCCACACTCCCTGCCTCCTGTGGGGAAGGCTGTGGGGAAGACTGAGGGGTCTCCAGGTGCAGGCGAGGGGGCTTGGGTGGGGCCTGGGTTGTGGGCAGGGTGAGGGCCTGGGGCCCACCGATGACTGGGAGGGAGATGGCGTTCTTGAGCAGAGGGGACGGCCCGTCGGGGAGCTCCTGCCCATACAGCGTGGCCGTGCGGGTGAACTGGAAGGGGAGGTCGAAGGTGCCATCCTCCTCAGGTCCCTCGACCGCTGTCCCAGGCAGGAGGTGGAACTTGCCCTGCAGGAAGGAGATGTCACCAAACATGTCGCTGCCGCCTCCACTGCCGATATGAATGGTGTGGCGGAAGTCCCCCAGCGGCGGGCTGATCATGTCTGAGGACAGCAGGTCCCGAAGCTTCTCTTTCTTGCCCTTGCGGCTGCCGCGCTTCAGATAGATGGGCACCTTGGTAGACATCGTGACCTCAccacccaggcctggctgctggaGCCAAGACAGTCCACCGTGGAGCTCAcggcctcctgctgcctcctctcacCACCCTTGACCTGGAACCCCCAGAGGGTGGTTTTCAGGGACCAAAACTTGCAAAGGGGCTAAGACTAGCGTGTGGGGTATGACCAGAGTGGGCCcagggaattagaaaaagaaagatgaacgATCAATGAAGTCAGAGGGGTCGAGATAATAAAAATCACTTTctcccaaaagagttgaaaacactTCTGAAAATTGGAAGCAGAAAGGCAGAGATCTCGTCGGCAGCAATGCTCTCTGCTCTGTTCTCGTGAGTATCTTCCTGGTCCGTGGTTGAGGAGCTGAAATACCAAGGGGACAAGTCAGGGACAGAAGACAAAAGTCGGAAGCATCTGTCTCGTTTCTGGATCCCCTGTGTCAGCCCTGGGAGCCCAAGGGGGGCCGCTGTCCTGGGGGAGCCCTGGAAGAATCGTGTTCATTCATGGACTCAGTGCGCCTTAGGGCCTGGGTCACCAGTGCCAAGCCCTTCCCTTtgcaagtggggaaactgaggcctgggaaCCCGAGTGACAGGCCCGAAATCGCACACAGAGTCCTGGCTCTGGTCTCTTGCCCTGGGtccccagctctgcttctcacCAACGGCCGGGTACTCAACCCCTACCGCACATCGACGGTGCCCTAAAACACGACAGGTGACAATTGTGCGGGGGTCTCACAGACTTCTCTTGATTCCCTACTTGACTGAGGACAGAGATCTTGTAACCTGTCTTGTCCAcccaggcctggcacaggctGGACGACACACAGCAGATGTCCAGCCAATGGTGCCGAATGACTGACACCTCCACTCATGTCCCACCTGGAAGTGACGTCGCTTTCTgggagtttccttttctcctcctccggGTGAGCAGTCCCTTATGGGCAGAGGCTGAGTCTAAAGTACTTTCTGTCCCTCTTTCCTGCCCCAGCACCTAAGGGGAAGATGGAGCTGGGGGTACAAATTTTTCAGGGGCTTTGCTTTGTGCCTGGCATTTTGCTGAGTTCTTTGCAAACACATCTCATTTAATCAACACAACCCTCCTcctattgttcccattttaaaattagagcTATTAAGACATTTTGGAGGAATTCCCACAAGGCAttgcagagggagagaagaaaaaagcaaaaatgtagTAAAGAAGATTCCATTTATTGAAAGTGTCAAGCAGCGCCCCAGCCAGCCTCCCCATATATGCATGAATGTGCCTACATATACAGGCCTGCAGAGGATTAAACCCGACATGAGAACAGAGAAGAATATGGAAGGCCAGCACCAGATTGTCATATGGGTACTTAGATTGGGATGGGGTGTGGGCTCAGTGACGTGGGAGCAAAGCTGtcctcaataaaaataacaatctGTAGTATTTGCTCATGATACATCCATGTGAAGGGATGGTCGCCAAAATGTTGATGGTGGTTCTCTTGAGGGGGTGGAATTTCAGGcgactttccttttcttgtccaCACTTTTACAAGCTCAAATTCTTAACAATaagcatatattatttatgtacatatattatttatgtaatcagaaaaaataaaactattattaatgcggaaaaaataaatacactctGGAGCCTCCCCCAGAAAAAGGAAGCATTCGCAGCAGTCCGTCTGGTTCCCATGTTGGGCGACTGGCCGATACGTGGACAAACCAGAGCCCAGATGTACAATCAGAgcacaaaaggcaaagaaagaaactCGTCCAAGGTCACCAGCGGGTAATCAGATGAGCCCACCttctcccactgccccctcccaggcTGGCAGGGGCCGAGCAGGTGGGAAATCGCTGGGAGGGGCCGTGCAGCGGGCAGGTCTCTGCCGGTTCCTTGGCCCCCTTCTGCATCCTGGGGCTGGCAGGAGGATGCAGGAGAGGCGGAGTCtcagctcctccctccagcccaggcccTCACTCAGGAAACCCCACCCCAGGACAACACCCTAGGTCAGTGTGCTGAGCCACAGAGACACCGGACATCTTGCCCCTCCCAGAGCACCTGCAGCTCAACAAGAAACCAAAGAGTGACTCTCCTGAGGTGGAATTCCAGCTCAGCTTGGAAGGCGCtgggaggagagtggagaaaGCAGTGGGCGCCCTGAGGTCTTGGAATCCCAGCTCGGGTTCATTTACTGGTGCCCACCATGACAGGCCTGGGGGGATGCTGACACACATCCTATCTGTGCCCTTGGCAGGCGAGAAGTCCTGTGGgagcttttccttcctttttcactcAAGGAGAGTGAGGCTGACTGGTGGGATTTGCGCAGAGCCTGGGCCAGGTCTCCCGCCCTTCCCCAATCACACAGGGGCGCCAAAACAGCCTGAGTGTTTCCACAACAAGTCGGGCGTCCCTGACAGCTGTCTCACTCTGAGCCAGATGTACCGCCCAATTCCAGATGTGGGGAGAACCGAGGCTATGGGGAAGGGCTGGGCTAGCGTCAACCACCCAGGGGAGAGCTGGGAATTCCAACCATGAAGCCCTAAGTATTCAGATTTGGCAACCACAAGACCCCAGGCTCCATTCGAATGCTCCTAGCCGCAGCGCGGTGGGTTTCACTACTGCCCTTTACAGAGgcagaagctgaagctcagagatgtgAGGAAACTTCgctgaggtcacccagctagtaagggGAAGAGTGGGCACTGGTACCCAGCGGGTTCCATGTGGCTCCGATGCAGTGGGGCAAGCCACCTCCACAATCTCCttggggagcaggagagaagcagCCTCCCAGCTAGGCTGGGGCACGGGGTCCCCAGGCCTCCTCTATCTAAGTCCTCCCTCttggctgccccccccccccccccccaacttgcAAGTGTCCCAGAGATACGAGAGTGAACTCTCCATCAGGACAAGGCCTGCAGCAGTGTTAGGAGCAGATGGGAGCCATCCCAGCTCTGTGGGCTTGCTCTGGACAGGAGCGCTGGGCCTCCTTCAGAGAAAATGACTTCGGGGAGGCAGAGCCCCTCGAGTCACAGGAATGCTAGGCCACCAGGGGTGTTCAAAGAGCAGCCCCCCCGACCTTGAAATCAGGAGACTGACCTTGAGTCCACCTCCACCTGCGActcactctgtgaccttgggcgagacacctctcctctctggccctcaccttcctcatctatcaaatgcgCTGACAAGTCATCACCAGAGGGCTCCTGGAGACCCTACTGGGACACTGCACGTGGGAACGCCATGTGCAACAGAAGGGGTTAGAGGTCACAGTCAGCCCcgtcatttattcagcaaatagcTAGAGGGCCTTCGTCAAACATTCTAGCTCTCCACGGACAGTGctccaaacaaaaccaaaaatgaacgGCCCTGGCCCGAAGCGTGCGCCTCCTCCTGACCCCCCGACGTAGCCTGCGCAGAGAACCCCCTCTCCAGCCACAGGGTCTCCGGGCATCCCGGTGCGGAGCCGTGCTCGCCTCCGCGGCCGCTGGGTGGCGCGCGCGCTCCCTCTCTCGCCCCGCATCCCGGAGGAGTCGGGCGCGCCCCGGGGTCTCCAGCGCGCCTCCAGCTCCAAGCAGGCGCCCCTCAAGGAGCGGTGTGCCCGCGTACCAGATGCGGATTGTCCGCGGGATCTTCTTctcgtggggggggggggggtctggtCTCAAAACTAGACAATCGGCGGGGAAAATGGGGCGGTTGGGGACCCTGCTCGGGTCTCCAAGCTCTGGGAGGAGCCTCCCCCGTGCTTTCCGGGCTGGGAGATGTCCGAGTGTCCGCTCGGCGCAGGGCCAGAGCTCGGGCGTGCGGGCCCCCGCCCCCGGCTCCCGCGGGTCCGGCTCCTCAGCCCCAGCTCGGGTTCCGGCGCCGATCCCTCTCCGCCCTCTGGCCGCgcgcagcccagcccagcccggaTCCGTTTCAGGACACTCGCGGTCGTGGCTAAAGATAGGAGAACACCTCACCATCGGCTAAAAATACGACCCCCAGCCCGGGCGGGGACGCTGGGCGGCGGGAGGGCGCTCTCGCGTCcccggggtggggcaggggctaGGGCTCAGGCTGGAGGACGGGACCCGGAGTTCGGGTTCGGGATGCGCTGCGCCCCGCAGGCGGAGGGGGGCGCGGGCGTGGCCTCGGGACCGAGGCGCAGGCGGGAAACACCGTGGAGCCCGAGACTCCCAGGAAAGAACCTGCGCGGAGGTGAGACGGGAGCGGGGGCGTGAGCTGGAACGCGGCGCCACAGGGATGGGCCCCTCGAGGGGTCTCTCGGAGCCGCACACGGGCTGCAGAGTCCCGGCCCGAACTCACCTTGAGGCGCACAGGCGGCCGGCCCGCGGGCGGCGAGAACTCCAGAGCTGGACGGCGCGGCGCTCCGACCCGATCCCGGCGGGGAAGTTACTGTGCGAACCGTGGCCCCTGAAGCTCCGCCCCCGGCCCGCGGAGCCAATGCCGAGGCTGCCCCAGCCAGGCCCCGCCCACTCCGGGCCCCGCCTGGGCTCCCCCTGGGGAGGCGCCGCGCCCGGGGGCCGCAGCCGCGGGGGCCGAGGGTCCAGTCCAGGCTCCGGCGGCCGCGGGCCACGCGGCGTCGGGTGCCCGGGCTGCACTCTGCGGCCTCCGGCTATGCCCGTCGGAGCCAAAACTTGCGATTCTAGAAAGGCCGAAGGGTCGGCAGCCGGAAGACCGAGTTCTTGAGAATTCGCAGAGCGCCCTTGGACCGGTTCCCTCCCTGGAGGGTCGGGTCGGGGAGGCTCCCGCCCCAGGGTGTTCAGTGGCTACTAAGGGAATGAATGAGGCCTTGGAAGCCCctacattaaaatattacaaacttGCAAGAGGTTTCAGGAGTTTACTGCCCCATAGAAAAGAGGGCGTTGAGGG
It encodes:
- the CDC42EP2 gene encoding cdc42 effector protein 2, whose translation is MSTKVPIYLKRGSRKGKKEKLRDLLSSDMISPPLGDFRHTIHIGSGGGSDMFGDISFLQGKFHLLPGTAVEGPEEDGTFDLPFQFTRTATLYGQELPDGPSPLLKNAISLPVIGGPQALTLPTTQAPPKPPRLHLETPQSSPQPSPQEAGSVDIWRIPEAGSAHNGLTPESGAEEPFLSHASSLLSLHVDLGPSILDDVLQIMDQDLGHMQIPT